The genomic region GATTCTTTGTGATCTCGTGCATTCACATATGAAGTGGTTTACAGTCTCCTCTTGAAGTCCACATCTTGAACACAGTGAGCTGCTCAAAGGAATGCCTCTCCTAGCCAATTCTCGCTTCACCGATATCTTCTCTAACACTGTTCTCCAAATGAAATAATTTACCTTTGGTGGTGCCCATCTATTCCAGAACTTCCATTCATCAGCATCATAATTGGCATCAATTCTGTTTAAATGGTTTCTGATTGTAGTGACCGAAAACGTTCCATAGCTATCCGATTTCCATGCCCACCTATCTTCGTCCTTCTTAACTTGTATATCTTTAATCTGTTGCAGCAACTTAGACCATTGAGACCATTCCTCTTCCATGTTCGGTGGCCGGTTACATCTTATAAACCATTGAGTTTCATCTTGTGATACTGTAGCATTTTCCGCGACATAAGCATGTTTATTTGTAGCGATCTTGAAGATTGTCGGGTACATTTCTCTGAGATTCCTGTCTCCACACCATCGGTCCAGCCAAAACTTTACTGTCCTTCTGTTCCCCATCTCCACTATTAATTCGTTGGTCACTGAAACTCCCATGTCTTCCAACTCCTTTCCTGCAGCCGCTATATCTTTCCAAACCCCTGCACAATTATTATTAGTTGGTAGAAATTTATAACTTCTTTTGTTTTCGTGAATCGCTTTAATCACTCTCGTCCATAGTTCCTCCGGTTTTGTCTAATACTTCCACCACCATTTTATCATGAATGCAAGATTTGCGATCCTCAAGTTTCCTAGTCCCAATCCGCCATATTGTCTTGCTTTAACCATCCTTCCCCATGCAATCCACCTTATCTTATGTTTGCCAGCTTTTCTACCCCATATAAAATCTCTACTTATTGCATCAAGTGTTTTTATAACCTTCTTTTTCAGCCCCAAATCAATTAACATTCAATtaattgatatagttaaagaTATAAATATTTTTCAGCCCAAAATCAATTAAACGTCATTATCAAAATAACCTAATTATTAAACGCTacaataatttaaataaaataatactaAAATTTTCGGTTCGAATATTGTTTTCAACTTTAACCTTCTTAAAAATCACATGTTTATACAAGttcttttttttctattttttttcattagttatttaAACTAACCTTAATAACTTTTTGCTTGCCAATAAAAGACTAACCCACTTAATAAAAATATATGCCTTTCAGACTAATCGTTATGCCACCTTGGGTTGTCGATGCCCCAACACAGGCACGGAGGCGTTAAAGGTGGTTTCACCAAGCCCTTCACGGGCTTGGAAAAGGTTGGGGCCCACTCAAACAcacacatatttatatatatatttttttatttatagtgTTAGTTAAAAACCTGTTATCTATTATCTATGTGATACTGATATAACGTTTTAAAGCCATTTCCATGTTAAAGGAGAGGTGTTATCAGTGGCGGACTTATAATTTTTTTGCTAGGGGTGCGGAATATTCTTAAAGATTTTAAGCccctagctatataaaaaaatcggttcatagtgggtcgggtcgggtcatgtaagacaaaagaacattaaacaaaaatttatataatcataaaaAATACGTCAACGTCATTACAAATGTAGTTAAAATTGTGTCCTACAGGTTTTCTTTTTTTgtaatctatccaaaacatcatctagagATATTAAACACTCCATAAGTTCATTACATTCTTACTCATGGTTACTATCACATATAAATCGCCcccataagttcataaaataaCACTAACACTTAAAA from Helianthus annuus cultivar XRQ/B chromosome 10, HanXRQr2.0-SUNRISE, whole genome shotgun sequence harbors:
- the LOC110881059 gene encoding uncharacterized protein LOC110881059, with protein sequence MVVEVLDKTGGTMDERVWKDIAAAGKELEDMGVSVTNELIVEMGNRRTVKFWLDRWCGDRNLREMYPTIFKIATNKHAYVAENATVSQDETQWFIRCNRPPNMEEEWSQWSKLLQQIKDIQVKKDEDRWAWKSDSYGTFSVTTIRNHLNRIDANYDADEWKFWNRWAPPKVNYFIWRTVLEKISVKRELARRGIPLSSSLCSRCGLQEETVNHFICECTRSQRIWENIFIWLKIPTVHGSRSCKDVLEFGNNLKGSSEWKKIINVIFQATIWNIWKSRNDKEFEGYLRNDKEITEIIKEDSFIWLKTRSKMQNIVWERWVDFNIRDVVR